The following proteins are co-located in the Candidatus Nanosynbacter sp. HMT-352 genome:
- a CDS encoding TlyA family RNA methyltransferase has product MKQRLDKALVERGLATTRSQADNFIRLGYVFLNKKIVQKSGTMVSDSDEIKLEKKETYVSRAGLKLASVAEYFHLNFQDKTVLDIGSSTGGFTDYSLRHGAKKVFAVDVGTDQLHPSLRPNPKIVLHEKTDIRDFYADEVIDIIVGDVSFISLREILPHVAENLMNTNTILVAMVKPQFEAGRHQVNKGIIKNDKVRRQILSDFEDWARKYFVVLDKKDSEVAGSKGNLERFYKLKLAKR; this is encoded by the coding sequence ATGAAACAGCGATTAGATAAAGCTCTGGTCGAGCGTGGTTTGGCGACAACAAGGTCTCAGGCGGATAATTTTATTCGCCTGGGCTATGTTTTTTTGAATAAGAAAATTGTCCAAAAATCAGGGACTATGGTGTCTGATTCGGACGAGATAAAGCTCGAGAAGAAAGAAACTTATGTTTCGCGAGCTGGCTTAAAACTAGCAAGCGTGGCAGAGTATTTTCATCTTAATTTTCAGGATAAAACTGTCTTAGATATTGGTTCGAGTACGGGCGGATTTACTGACTATTCACTGCGTCATGGCGCCAAAAAGGTATTTGCTGTTGATGTTGGAACTGATCAGCTTCATCCAAGTTTGAGACCGAATCCAAAAATTGTTCTTCACGAAAAGACCGATATTCGTGATTTTTATGCCGATGAAGTAATTGATATTATCGTGGGCGATGTGTCGTTTATATCTCTGAGGGAAATTTTGCCGCACGTGGCAGAAAATTTGATGAATACAAATACGATATTGGTTGCTATGGTGAAGCCTCAATTTGAGGCGGGGCGGCATCAGGTTAATAAGGGAATTATTAAAAACGATAAAGTTCGTCGACAGATTTTGTCCGATTTTGAAGATTGGGCGAGGAAATATTTCGTCGTTTTAGACAAAAAAGATAGTGAAGTGGCTGGCAGTAAGGGCAATCTCGAGCGATTTTACAAATTGAAATTAGCTAAACGTTAA
- the rpsR gene encoding 30S ribosomal protein S18: protein MAQLKKNPPIIFDYKDVKTLQRYINVYGQIEPISKTGLSEKQQRSLAVAIKRARHLALLPFVSSN from the coding sequence ATGGCACAATTGAAGAAAAATCCACCGATTATTTTTGATTATAAAGATGTAAAAACTTTACAACGTTACATCAATGTTTACGGTCAAATCGAGCCAATCAGCAAGACTGGTTTGAGCGAAAAGCAACAGCGAAGCTTGGCAGTAGCAATTAAGCGTGCTCGCCACTTGGCTTTGTTGCCATTTGTCAGTAGCAACTAG
- a CDS encoding YhgE/Pip domain-containing protein: MIKNKMLRAEWKHLFSNKILLISMAVISFIPILYSGFFLGSIWDPYGQTKNLPVAFVNEDKGASLNGKSLNVGESVEKKLKDNHDLGWEFVSKQQADEGVNSGHFYAVVTIPSDFSQKAASITESEPQQAVINFTTTPAKNYIGSLVSNQAAAKVKSSVSEQITQAYAKGILENLDKLGVGLDTAANGASTLHDGLGRLQSGTQTYVGGVKQLAVNQQSLTDGLAQLSDGSRKLQAGLGQLSNNLPTESQLSQLSDGMKQLQSGINQLNASVSNPSPALVAQQNKVKTEAQTLAQTMRASESDLSAAGDTLRILGAQAAAPGGNSTTTISLSQISNISQAFTKIQTISAQTTTLRDDLQALKQQLSAQ, encoded by the coding sequence ATGATTAAAAATAAGATGTTACGAGCCGAGTGGAAACATTTGTTTAGTAATAAAATATTGCTGATATCCATGGCTGTGATTTCGTTTATCCCAATTTTATATAGTGGATTTTTCTTAGGTTCAATTTGGGATCCGTACGGACAAACAAAAAACTTGCCGGTGGCGTTTGTGAATGAAGATAAGGGCGCCAGCTTAAATGGCAAATCGCTGAATGTAGGCGAATCTGTCGAGAAAAAACTGAAAGATAATCACGATTTGGGTTGGGAGTTTGTCAGTAAGCAACAAGCAGACGAAGGCGTGAATAGTGGTCATTTTTATGCAGTGGTAACTATTCCATCCGACTTTTCGCAGAAAGCGGCGTCAATTACCGAATCTGAACCTCAGCAAGCGGTTATTAATTTTACGACCACGCCAGCGAAAAACTATATCGGTTCGCTAGTCAGTAATCAAGCTGCCGCCAAGGTTAAATCTTCGGTGTCTGAACAAATCACCCAGGCGTACGCTAAGGGAATTTTGGAGAATTTGGACAAGCTTGGAGTAGGGCTGGACACGGCAGCTAACGGCGCGTCAACTTTGCACGATGGATTAGGGCGATTGCAATCTGGCACACAAACATACGTTGGCGGCGTTAAGCAATTAGCGGTAAATCAGCAATCCTTGACTGACGGATTAGCGCAACTCAGCGACGGTTCTCGTAAATTGCAGGCGGGATTGGGGCAATTGTCGAACAATTTGCCGACCGAATCTCAATTGTCACAATTATCTGACGGTATGAAACAATTGCAATCGGGCATAAATCAATTAAACGCCAGCGTTAGTAATCCATCGCCAGCGCTCGTGGCTCAGCAAAACAAGGTAAAAACGGAAGCGCAAACTTTGGCGCAAACAATGCGAGCTTCGGAGTCCGACTTGTCGGCGGCGGGCGATACTTTGCGGATTTTGGGCGCGCAAGCAGCCGCTCCTGGTGGCAATTCTACGACGACGATAAGTTTGTCGCAAATCAGCAATATTTCTCAAGCATTCACGAAAATTCAGACAATTAGCGCGCAGACGACGACGCTACGTGACGATCTTCAAGCGCTAAAACAGCAACTATCAGCGCAATAA
- a CDS encoding ribonuclease J translates to MGQRRLATPQKDDANKRLQSKKSNNAVLNSTTTRKGEVFRAQRRTSENVNLRASQHLIDIPVNKSVYNGYGGEQFSAKMQPKPVRGGQPKLRIIPIGGVGEMGIGKNMNAIEYDDEIIIVDMGFLFPGSDYPGINYITPDITWLEENKHKIKAHVFTHGHLDHIGSFRHFIHRIPAPVYGSKFTIGMLDRTMDDSEVDFKPDYRVMDPLSHEIVQVSKHFSIELVRVNHSIPDSTAVIIRTPMGVIVDSGDWRFEESPVDGQKFDLERLTEVASKEGILMFMNESTNCESAGTHTHTEFDIQYSIGQVMDKFSNSRVILSCFSSQVHRLQLILEEAHKHGRKVAFAGFSMIQNLEVALRSGTIKIPKDTIMKMEDIVKLPDNQIAVVCTGSQGEFNAVLNRMATGAHKYMKIKGSDVVVFSSNPIPGNEKSVVRTVDGLMREGSDVIQNGKTHLTGIGPLHLSGHGYYDDHVKLINALNPTYYMPIHGEFHMLVHNARLAEKECGIPRKNIFVCDAGDIIEIDIERQAKKAGRIHVGGVMYDDTGAIVSEVVLKDRIHMSQEGMFVVVLTVQRGTGRLLTSPDIISRGFIYLRDSEELMNMIRQYLKQKAARSFSGKYDLDVIKKEIKDEITHILYDQTRRTPIVIPVINEVGGLKPVKSAATPTHSAVKSPARGKRPASGESKMTLPTAPRRRFPQRQVPDTEANDTKARERQNTRPY, encoded by the coding sequence ATGGGTCAGCGGCGACTAGCAACACCGCAAAAGGACGACGCTAATAAACGTCTGCAGTCAAAGAAAAGTAACAATGCAGTTTTGAATAGCACAACTACTCGTAAGGGTGAGGTTTTCCGAGCTCAGCGACGAACAAGCGAGAACGTTAATCTCAGGGCTTCACAGCACTTGATTGATATTCCAGTGAATAAGTCAGTTTACAACGGATACGGCGGCGAGCAGTTTAGCGCCAAAATGCAACCAAAACCTGTTCGCGGTGGTCAGCCGAAACTTCGGATTATCCCAATTGGTGGCGTTGGCGAAATGGGAATTGGTAAGAATATGAACGCCATCGAATATGATGATGAGATTATCATTGTAGATATGGGCTTTCTGTTCCCAGGCAGTGATTATCCAGGCATCAATTACATCACGCCGGATATTACTTGGCTGGAAGAGAATAAGCATAAAATTAAGGCGCATGTTTTTACGCACGGGCACCTTGATCACATTGGTTCGTTCCGCCATTTTATTCATCGTATTCCAGCGCCAGTTTATGGCTCTAAGTTTACGATTGGTATGCTTGATCGAACGATGGACGATTCAGAAGTGGATTTCAAGCCGGATTATCGAGTGATGGATCCGCTGAGTCACGAAATTGTTCAAGTTTCTAAGCATTTTTCAATCGAGTTGGTGCGAGTCAACCACTCAATTCCTGATTCTACGGCGGTGATTATTAGAACTCCAATGGGTGTGATTGTCGATTCTGGTGACTGGCGATTTGAGGAAAGTCCAGTTGACGGTCAAAAGTTTGATCTTGAGAGACTTACGGAAGTGGCTTCAAAAGAAGGCATTTTGATGTTCATGAACGAGTCGACCAACTGTGAGTCGGCTGGCACGCACACGCACACAGAGTTTGATATTCAGTATTCCATCGGTCAGGTGATGGACAAGTTTAGCAATAGTCGAGTGATTTTAAGTTGTTTCTCATCGCAGGTACATCGCTTGCAATTAATTTTGGAAGAGGCGCATAAGCACGGACGCAAGGTGGCGTTTGCTGGATTCTCGATGATTCAAAACCTGGAAGTGGCGTTGCGTTCGGGGACGATTAAGATTCCTAAAGACACCATTATGAAGATGGAAGATATTGTTAAATTGCCAGATAACCAAATTGCCGTAGTTTGTACTGGCTCGCAGGGTGAATTTAACGCCGTCTTAAATCGCATGGCGACGGGCGCTCATAAATATATGAAAATTAAGGGTTCGGACGTTGTGGTGTTTAGCTCAAATCCAATTCCTGGCAATGAGAAAAGCGTGGTGCGAACGGTTGACGGTCTGATGCGCGAAGGTTCTGACGTTATTCAGAACGGTAAAACTCACCTGACGGGAATCGGTCCGTTGCACTTGTCGGGTCACGGTTATTATGACGATCACGTTAAATTGATCAACGCACTTAATCCGACTTACTACATGCCAATTCACGGTGAATTCCATATGTTGGTGCATAATGCCAGGTTAGCGGAAAAAGAATGCGGAATTCCTCGTAAGAATATTTTTGTGTGCGATGCTGGAGATATTATTGAAATTGATATTGAAAGACAAGCAAAGAAGGCTGGGCGAATTCATGTTGGCGGTGTGATGTATGATGACACTGGCGCGATTGTTTCTGAGGTTGTGCTGAAAGATCGCATTCACATGTCACAAGAGGGAATGTTTGTTGTGGTGTTGACTGTACAGCGTGGCACTGGACGATTATTAACTAGCCCAGACATTATTTCTCGCGGATTTATTTACTTGCGCGACTCTGAAGAGTTGATGAATATGATTCGTCAATATTTGAAGCAAAAAGCGGCACGTAGTTTTTCTGGCAAATATGATTTGGATGTGATCAAAAAAGAAATTAAAGATGAGATTACGCACATATTATATGATCAGACTCGCCGAACGCCGATTGTCATTCCGGTGATAAATGAGGTTGGTGGCTTGAAACCTGTTAAGTCGGCAGCTACGCCAACACATTCTGCCGTGAAATCGCCAGCGCGCGGTAAGAGACCCGCCTCGGGTGAGTCAAAAATGACTCTTCCGACTGCGCCGCGTCGTCGTTTCCCGCAGCGCCAAGTGCCAGATACTGAAGCAAACGACACAAAAGCCAGAGAGCGACAGAATACTCGCCCGTACTAG
- a CDS encoding uracil-DNA glycosylase has protein sequence MDKQAKLDALAEEIVKEKVCSDLADQATQLVMGDGNPDADIVFIGEAPGKNEDLQGKPFVGAAGKFLDEMLKSANLQRSDVYITNIVKYRPPNNRDPLPEEKRQFWPYLLRQLEIIQPKAILTLGRHSGGGFIPGLQISKEHGRPRKVRLHDLEFVVIPLYHPAAALYNGGMRQTLIDDFIQAVEFVKNNSGA, from the coding sequence ATGGACAAGCAGGCTAAATTGGATGCGTTGGCGGAAGAAATTGTAAAAGAGAAGGTTTGCTCGGATCTGGCGGATCAGGCGACGCAATTAGTTATGGGCGATGGAAATCCTGATGCTGATATCGTTTTTATTGGCGAGGCGCCAGGGAAGAATGAAGATTTGCAGGGCAAGCCGTTTGTTGGTGCTGCGGGAAAATTCCTTGATGAAATGCTAAAGTCTGCCAATTTACAGCGGTCAGATGTATATATTACCAATATTGTTAAGTATCGGCCGCCGAATAATCGTGACCCGTTACCAGAGGAAAAGCGTCAATTTTGGCCATATTTACTCAGGCAACTAGAAATCATCCAGCCAAAGGCTATTCTGACCTTAGGGAGGCACAGTGGCGGCGGATTTATTCCGGGATTGCAGATCAGTAAAGAACACGGTCGCCCACGTAAAGTGCGTCTACATGATCTAGAATTCGTAGTGATTCCGTTATATCATCCAGCCGCTGCGCTTTATAACGGCGGTATGCGTCAGACTTTAATTGACGATTTTATTCAGGCTGTGGAATTTGTGAAGAATAATAGCGGCGCTTAA
- the rpsF gene encoding 30S ribosomal protein S6, with product MNEYELTVLIHPDLEANLDSALDKVRGLITANGGEIIKEENWGKKKLAYTIKREDFAVYVCFEVKLPAPALLKISNTLNITDEVLRYLLVKTDEKTRQALSEQKARNEESDSSESSK from the coding sequence ATGAACGAATACGAACTAACTGTTCTTATTCACCCGGATTTAGAGGCTAATCTAGATTCAGCGTTGGATAAGGTACGTGGTTTAATCACTGCTAACGGTGGTGAAATTATCAAAGAAGAAAACTGGGGCAAGAAAAAATTGGCCTACACAATCAAGCGTGAAGATTTTGCAGTTTACGTTTGTTTTGAGGTTAAATTGCCGGCACCAGCTTTATTGAAGATTTCCAACACACTTAATATTACCGATGAAGTTTTGCGCTACCTATTGGTAAAAACTGATGAAAAAACTCGTCAAGCATTAAGCGAGCAAAAAGCACGCAACGAAGAATCTGATTCAAGCGAATCAAGTAAATAA
- the efp gene encoding elongation factor P, which produces MYQPTDLKKGVVCQIDGKPYRVVEYGQKVMGRGGSIVNVKLKNLIDGSVIPKTFKGQERIEAAEVNNKTAQYLYNDGDKFYFMDPTSFEQFELAAEIVDDASKYLKEGDELSLQFFDGRVINVELPKNKYLEVTYTEDVVKGDTTSSVLKDATLETGLVVKVPAFIKQGDIISVDTSTGEYRERKK; this is translated from the coding sequence ATGTATCAGCCAACTGATTTGAAAAAAGGCGTAGTTTGTCAAATTGACGGCAAGCCATATCGCGTCGTAGAGTACGGCCAAAAAGTTATGGGTCGTGGCGGTTCGATTGTTAACGTGAAATTGAAAAACCTAATTGACGGAAGTGTTATTCCAAAGACTTTCAAGGGTCAAGAGCGAATCGAAGCTGCGGAAGTAAATAATAAAACTGCGCAATATTTGTATAACGACGGCGACAAGTTCTATTTCATGGATCCGACTAGCTTTGAGCAATTTGAGCTGGCTGCGGAAATCGTGGACGATGCTAGTAAATACCTGAAAGAAGGCGATGAATTAAGCCTTCAATTCTTTGACGGTCGAGTGATTAACGTTGAACTACCAAAGAATAAATATCTGGAAGTTACCTATACGGAAGATGTGGTTAAGGGCGATACGACTTCATCTGTGCTAAAAGATGCTACTTTGGAGACAGGGCTGGTTGTCAAAGTTCCAGCGTTTATCAAGCAGGGTGATATTATTAGCGTTGACACATCCACTGGTGAATATCGCGAGCGAAAGAAATAG
- a CDS encoding YhgE/Pip family protein: MNNGVNQLAPNAITAFNGYNSVRFANNQLLAGSASLTNGLSEAKSGSQKLANGASLLESRSGALIDGTSQLASGADTLANKLADASNRIKVQPTGATTQQQIANPVKSEMTEKGNVPNYGYALSPYVLSLSLFVGALVLNVIYPIRKTFSEQESAIRWWLSKASVAGVAAFMQATILMLVMVFFLGLTPEHPAHFIGAIYLTSFAYMSIVSLLVIVLDNPGRFLAMVLLVLQLGSSEGTFPIQTANGFFQTINPLVPMTYSIRALRQAISGGLDNAFYGGSMWVLAGFLLVANLLTIGFFAYRGKRKFAHTSVDGDD; this comes from the coding sequence TTGAATAACGGCGTCAATCAATTGGCGCCAAACGCAATCACCGCATTTAACGGCTATAACAGCGTGCGATTTGCGAATAATCAATTGTTGGCGGGCTCGGCAAGCTTAACAAACGGCTTAAGCGAAGCAAAATCGGGCAGTCAAAAATTGGCGAATGGCGCGAGTTTGTTAGAAAGTCGCTCGGGCGCGTTGATTGATGGAACTTCGCAACTGGCAAGCGGCGCGGATACGCTGGCGAATAAATTGGCGGACGCTTCTAATCGCATAAAAGTTCAACCAACTGGCGCTACGACTCAGCAGCAAATTGCAAATCCAGTGAAGTCGGAAATGACCGAAAAGGGCAATGTTCCGAATTATGGCTACGCTTTGTCGCCGTATGTTTTGTCGCTAAGTTTGTTCGTTGGGGCACTTGTCCTGAATGTTATTTATCCGATTCGCAAAACTTTTTCTGAGCAGGAAAGTGCGATTCGTTGGTGGCTATCTAAAGCTTCGGTGGCTGGCGTGGCGGCCTTTATGCAAGCAACGATTCTGATGTTGGTGATGGTGTTTTTCTTAGGGCTAACTCCAGAGCATCCAGCGCATTTCATCGGGGCAATTTATCTGACGTCGTTTGCGTATATGTCGATTGTGTCGCTTTTGGTGATTGTTTTGGACAATCCAGGGCGATTCCTAGCGATGGTTCTTTTGGTGCTTCAATTGGGTTCCAGCGAAGGAACATTCCCAATCCAAACTGCCAACGGATTCTTCCAGACAATTAATCCGCTAGTGCCGATGACTTACTCAATTCGCGCATTGCGCCAGGCTATTTCGGGCGGGCTAGATAACGCATTTTACGGCGGTAGTATGTGGGTTTTGGCTGGATTCTTGTTGGTGGCTAATTTATTGACAATCGGCTTCTTCGCTTATCGTGGCAAGCGTAAATTCGCACACACGTCGGTTGATGGCGATGATTAA
- a CDS encoding RrF2 family transcriptional regulator translates to MRLSGAVEQACCIMAILADPKRTTPVTNDALAEKMLVSPTYLKKISRKLVIAKLITSTQGTGGGFILARKMNEVTLHDVVLAIEGESPFFQPQGIIERVFQSRPRQVEIGMNMIEKVFSEAQEKWSEYLKTVTLEDVAKEVTHD, encoded by the coding sequence ATGAGATTATCGGGAGCTGTTGAGCAGGCGTGCTGCATTATGGCAATTCTGGCGGATCCGAAAAGGACGACGCCGGTAACTAATGATGCGCTGGCGGAAAAGATGCTGGTTTCGCCGACGTACTTGAAGAAAATTAGTCGGAAATTGGTAATAGCAAAGCTAATCACTTCAACTCAGGGAACTGGCGGCGGATTTATTTTAGCGAGAAAAATGAACGAAGTTACGCTGCATGATGTTGTCCTTGCAATTGAAGGAGAATCGCCATTTTTCCAACCTCAGGGAATTATTGAGAGAGTTTTTCAATCGCGTCCTCGTCAGGTGGAAATTGGCATGAATATGATAGAAAAGGTTTTTTCTGAAGCGCAGGAAAAGTGGAGTGAATATTTGAAAACTGTGACGCTGGAAGATGTAGCAAAGGAGGTTACACATGATTAA
- a CDS encoding single-stranded DNA-binding protein gives MARSINQVILLGRLTRDPEQRTTASGKNVVSFSIAVDRQSQDDQADFFNITAWDKLGDLVMQYLSKGRRVLIQGRLRQDSWEDKDTGKRQSRIEVTASDVTFLDGPSGDNSGSAVPKTTKKEEVVTEIDDKPIDLSEIPF, from the coding sequence ATGGCACGAAGTATCAATCAAGTGATTTTGTTGGGTAGATTGACACGTGATCCAGAACAGCGAACAACTGCTTCTGGCAAGAACGTAGTTAGTTTTAGTATCGCTGTTGATCGACAATCTCAAGACGATCAGGCTGACTTTTTCAATATCACAGCCTGGGATAAACTTGGTGATTTGGTAATGCAATATCTAAGCAAAGGTCGTCGGGTTTTAATCCAAGGACGACTGCGACAGGATAGCTGGGAAGATAAGGATACTGGTAAAAGGCAGAGCCGAATTGAAGTTACTGCTTCGGACGTAACGTTCCTAGATGGTCCAAGCGGCGACAATTCAGGTTCTGCAGTACCAAAGACTACTAAAAAAGAGGAAGTCGTAACGGAAATTGACGATAAGCCAATTGACCTAAGCGAAATCCCATTCTAA
- a CDS encoding FtsK/SpoIIIE family DNA translocase, which produces MAKKRKSTKKSAPAKPQHSLPAGFWSQVGAVMLILLSLLLVVSWFGVGGPVLQWIDMATVKIIGYTAYALPILLIYLAVETFRAEENQLPAVVKFAAILEIVWFSGLFGLMKTVSHPNSGGFVGDILNTATLKMVDSAIAVIIYLVLAFITVLFITQTSPFTVFSKLWEMIKSNTKEDDNNRSIMKKASIAQPAEEEKKTDLGEIKLNAGVPIIDTAKEKKSLLKKVDKPEKVNEEQALVATRDPNWEAPSLDLLEKNESGADAGDTRQNAQIIHDTLAEFNIEAAMGDINVGPKVTQYTLRPPSGVKLTRITALETNIALNLAAQSLRIEAPIPGQRAVGIEVPNRKAAEVRLRSTLSSKQWAAARDPLSFGIGKDISGQVVVGELGKMPHLLIAGQTGSGKSVMINTLLCSLLYRNSPSDMKLILVDPKQVEMAPYADIPHLLTPVINEPEKTISALKWAVNEMERRYKLLAGEKIRNIKEYNKRLQSRAKKIAIADENGNVQEHEDGSMPYIVIVVDEMSDLMMMAKKDVETLIVRLAQKSRAVGIHLVLATQRPSVNVITGLIKANVPARIAFTVASQVDSITILDQSGAEKLLGQGDMLFYVTSMSKPRRIQGAWVTDDEVNKIADHLRMQMAPQYNDEVVAQPVQLDGKGGVVMDLSEGGDDKFKDAVRVVVERRKASTSMLQTRLGIGYQRAARIIEEMEERGIIGPQNGSKPRDVLISSPEELDELLAE; this is translated from the coding sequence ATGGCAAAAAAACGAAAGAGCACGAAAAAATCCGCACCAGCCAAGCCGCAGCATAGTTTGCCGGCGGGTTTTTGGTCACAAGTTGGCGCGGTGATGCTTATTCTTTTGTCTCTACTACTCGTCGTATCGTGGTTTGGTGTCGGTGGTCCAGTTTTACAATGGATTGATATGGCAACCGTAAAAATAATTGGTTACACCGCGTATGCCTTGCCGATATTGCTGATTTATTTGGCGGTTGAGACTTTCCGAGCAGAAGAGAATCAATTACCCGCAGTGGTGAAATTTGCGGCAATTCTGGAAATTGTGTGGTTTTCTGGATTGTTTGGGCTAATGAAGACGGTTTCGCATCCGAATTCTGGTGGATTTGTGGGCGACATATTGAATACGGCTACCCTGAAAATGGTAGATTCGGCAATTGCTGTAATTATTTATCTAGTTTTGGCGTTTATAACGGTTCTATTTATTACTCAAACGTCGCCGTTTACAGTTTTCAGTAAACTTTGGGAGATGATTAAGAGTAATACTAAGGAAGACGATAATAATCGTTCTATTATGAAAAAGGCGTCAATTGCTCAGCCAGCAGAAGAAGAGAAAAAGACCGACTTGGGAGAAATTAAGCTAAACGCTGGTGTGCCAATAATTGATACAGCCAAAGAGAAAAAGAGTCTATTGAAGAAAGTAGATAAACCAGAGAAGGTCAATGAAGAGCAGGCTTTGGTGGCAACTCGTGATCCAAATTGGGAAGCGCCAAGCTTAGATCTATTAGAGAAGAACGAAAGCGGTGCTGATGCTGGAGATACGCGCCAGAATGCCCAAATAATTCACGATACGCTGGCTGAATTTAATATTGAGGCGGCGATGGGCGACATTAATGTTGGTCCAAAAGTCACGCAATACACCCTAAGACCACCAAGTGGGGTTAAATTGACGCGAATTACGGCGCTGGAAACTAACATTGCGCTTAATTTGGCAGCACAAAGTTTAAGGATTGAGGCGCCAATTCCTGGTCAGCGAGCGGTTGGTATTGAAGTGCCTAACCGCAAGGCTGCCGAAGTGCGACTACGAAGTACGTTGTCATCAAAACAGTGGGCTGCTGCTCGTGATCCTTTGAGCTTTGGGATTGGTAAAGATATATCCGGTCAAGTTGTTGTGGGTGAACTGGGAAAGATGCCGCATTTGTTGATTGCTGGACAAACGGGTTCTGGTAAGTCTGTGATGATTAATACTTTGCTGTGTAGCTTGCTGTATCGTAATAGTCCGAGTGATATGAAGTTGATTTTGGTTGACCCGAAGCAAGTCGAAATGGCGCCGTACGCTGATATTCCGCATCTTCTTACTCCGGTGATTAATGAACCGGAAAAGACCATTTCAGCTTTGAAGTGGGCGGTGAATGAGATGGAGCGACGCTACAAATTGTTGGCGGGCGAGAAAATCCGTAATATTAAGGAATATAACAAGAGGCTGCAGTCGCGCGCTAAGAAGATTGCAATTGCTGATGAAAATGGCAATGTTCAGGAGCATGAAGATGGATCGATGCCATATATCGTGATTGTGGTGGACGAGATGTCTGATCTTATGATGATGGCTAAAAAGGATGTTGAGACGCTAATTGTTCGTTTGGCGCAGAAATCGCGAGCGGTTGGTATTCACTTGGTATTGGCAACGCAGCGTCCTAGCGTGAACGTGATTACTGGTTTGATTAAGGCAAACGTGCCGGCGCGAATTGCCTTTACGGTGGCTAGTCAAGTTGATAGTATTACGATCTTAGACCAATCTGGCGCTGAGAAATTATTGGGTCAAGGAGATATGCTATTTTACGTAACGAGCATGAGCAAACCAAGGCGTATTCAGGGTGCCTGGGTGACAGATGACGAGGTGAATAAAATTGCCGATCATTTGCGTATGCAGATGGCTCCGCAGTACAACGATGAAGTGGTGGCTCAGCCAGTTCAATTGGATGGCAAGGGTGGAGTCGTGATGGACTTGTCGGAAGGTGGTGATGATAAGTTTAAGGACGCGGTTCGTGTGGTGGTTGAGCGTCGCAAGGCCTCAACAAGTATGCTGCAAACGCGCCTGGGAATTGGTTATCAGCGGGCAGCGCGAATTATTGAAGAGATGGAAGAGCGGGGAATTATTGGCCCGCAGAATGGCTCTAAGCCGCGCGATGTTTTGATTTCTAGTCCAGAAGAGCTTGATGAATTGCTGGCGGAATAG